ATGCATTCGATGGATACGCTATTTACGGCCCCAACGGGGAAGACGGCAAGCCGCCGACCGATTTGGACGAATGCAATGGACACACTGATTCGGTGCGTGGCTATCACTACCACGTCACGGCGAATTATCCGTACATTTTAGGTGCCTATCATGGCATCGTAGAACCGAAGAATTTCGATCACGGACCACCAGGTGGTAAGGGACCGCCTGAAGGCAAATCGCCGATTAACGGTCCACCGTTCGGAAATGGACCGCCACCATATGGACATCCTCCATTCTGGATTCCACCGCCGACCGGGCTGCCACCAAGATAAATTCCAATTGCCGAACTCTGACAAAATGCAGGATCTCTCTCCTGCGTGGCATGAAAGGATTCTCATCCTAAAGTTCTCGACGGTCTCAAAAGACTGAACCGACAGACTTGTCAAAAATCGTATCTAAAAACTGGTAAACGCTGTTCAGGCCAGTTATTTACGGTTAAGATAGTTCGCATTAGGGTATGTATTGCTGTTGCCACCCTTGGATGAAGATGTGGCGGCTGACCGCGCGAGAAAGTTAATGAAGGCAATAAAAATACGTCACCAGTGGTTTTTACTGCCACTGATATTGGTTGTTTCCCTGGTCAGCGTCAGGACGACCCAGGCCGTGTATTGGAACAACGATCCCAATTTTGGCACCACCGCCGGCACCAGCGGCCTAACCGATATGCCACTCTGGTTCCCCAACGACTACATCATCAACAATACGTCGAACAATACGCGCGGAACCACCATTCTGCTGAATAACGAATGGGCCCTCAGCGTGCGCCACGTGGTGCAAAACGGCAGTGATTTCAGCACCATCACCAGCCCGGGCAATGTAAATGTGGCCGTATCGGGAGCGACGGTTTACGGGAGCCAAATTTTCACGCCCGACGGCGGCTCAGAAATTTCGCTCACGCATTTGCGCGGCGGAATTCCCGGCGCGATTAATTTGCTCAGCGACATCAATACTTCTTCCGATGAAATCGGCCGCGTGGTGGAAATTGGCGGTTGGGGTTTTTGGGGCGTTATCGACACGACTCAAGCCGCCGGCAGCAGCGATGTCGCCGGGACCGGTAGTGGCGCGGAAACTTTCCACCGCGCTTACAATGTGGCCACTTCGATCAATGGCCTGGGACAAATTACCATCGGCACAGGCGGCACCGGCAATGCCACGCTCAAAGCTGACGGCCTGGTGCAAGGCATCGGCGAATCGGGCGACAGCGGCGGCCCCATGTTCGCTTTTTATGGAACCAACATCAACGATCCCACGCAGGCCAACAATTTGGCCAATTGGCGGCTGGTTGGGTTGACCGCCACCGCCACCGCGCTGGGTTCCGGCAACATCGTCTCGTGGGGCGCCAGCGCGAATTACACCCGGGTTTCCAATTTTTCCAGTTGGATCAACAGCACGATTGCCGCCAATTCTTTCCCGGCCTCGGTCACTGGCGCTTGGGTGCAAGATGCCGGCACCGGTTTATACGATGACCATTCCAACGTCGTGAGCGTCACCAACACCACTGGCGCGCCGGTCATTCATTCCAGCTTCGGCTCCGGTCCCAATCACACGGGCGGATACACTATGAGCCAAGTCGGGCAAAAAATTGTGATGACCGCCATGCTCAGCGCGCCGCTGGTGCTGAACGACATTCAGTTTCGCTTCGGTATGTTCAACGACGTCGGCGGCACCATTGCCGGAAACGTGTCCGGCGGCACACCCTGGCAAGGATATTTCGTCGGCAATGCCATTCAGGGCTTCACCAATGGCGTTTTCGAAAAGGGATCCAGTGGCGGTGGCGTTGGGCAGTGGTGGTCGCAGGCCAGCCCAAATTCCGCGACGGTGGTAAACGGTTTCACCACTTCCGCCATGGGCAGTTTTACCGGCAGCACGCCAGCCGGCATCTATTCGCTATCGCTCACCTACACGCGCGAAGCCACTGGTTTGGAAATCGATTGGGCAATGTCGCAAATCGACAGCATCACCGGCAGTGCGACTTCTGGCGTGTATTCCTTTACAGGCAGCATTTTGGACGCCACGCCCGCTTCGTCAAGTTGGACGTACGACGAACTTGGCTTTTTCCTCTTCGGTAGCAACTTTACCGGACAAATGGTACTGGAGAACGTGAACGTCGCATTCGTACCGGAACCGTCAACGCTTGTGTTGCTCGCGGTAGGCAGCTTGGCCGCGTTTTTCTACCGATGCCATAAGCAACGCGCGTGAAATTCAACCATAGTGGCGCGGTACTTAGAGATACATGCCCATGTAGCCGCCCGATTGGTCAGCTTTAGCCTGCAATGTGGCGATTCGCTTTTTAGCTTGTTCTAAATCGCCGCCGGCAATGTAGCGATTGAACTCCACCATGACAGCGTGCGGCACTGTGTCTTTAAACCAAGCAACAATGGGTTCCGTAAGCCATTCGCACGTTTCACGCTCCAGTTTCACCTGTAGATTGGCGTGGGCGGCCTGTTGATCAGTTTCATCAGTAAGCAGCGTTCCTTCGAAGCTGAATTCCAGCATTCCTTCTTCCGCTGAATTAGTCAGATGAAACACGCAGTGGGCATTGTACAAGTAATATGAATTGTGGGAACCATGCGCTTCCATGGCAGCTTTTATGTGTTCGCATCGTTGACGATAACGCGGCGAAGCATCCAATGGAATTTCCAACCGAGAAATCGAACGTAGCGGCAAGCAATCAAACGTGATTTCAACGTAACGCTGCATAATTTTTGGTTGGAGTCTGCAATGATGCTACAACCCGATCAAGTGCTAATTTCAAGCGACGGTAGAACAGCATACCGTAAACAGCAGACCTTGGGAAATTAATTTAGAATTGACCGGAAGTGCTGCTAGCCGATTCGGCCGACGTGCCCTGAGCGGGCAGTGTCCAGCCGACCGCCAGCCACCCATCCTTAGAAACCAATTGGGTCCATGGAAGTTGGCCGAGCTTTGCCCAGCGGCCTCGCAAAGTCATGCCTTCGGATTTCAATTGCTGCGGAAAAATGGGCTCTGAGTTGGCTTCTTTGTCCTCAGCTGGCGCTTCGCCAACTCCAAAAAATCGCCGAGGCAATGTTTTGGTAATCAAAGTGCTGCGGCGTGTTTTTTCGGCAAACGAAAGATTGGCTTCCGCATCCCCGGGCATCGGCAGGCCTTTGACGCCAAACTCACCATCGATTCTCGAAGCTCGGGCCACACCGCCCTCTAGTGTCAGTTTGTATGTGACATATACCTCTGCCGGATATGGATTAACCACGCGTTGGCCATTATTATCCAGATTCGGTTGCGTAGTCGATTTAATGTGTAGCACGAGGCGGGCAGTGCCATCACGAAATTGAATATCGACGGGCTGTTCATCAGCGAATGTCATCCCTGCGTAATTGACTTGGACATCGCCGCGTTTGACGTCGGCCAGGAACTTCATCACATCGTTGTATGAAACCGATTCGCGCGAAAGGCCGGCCAAGTAGCGGTTAAACTGGTCTTCCGTCAAAGAGGCATTAAATACAGCGCGAGTCAGCGTATCGTACTCAGCCTGCGTGACCGTAATGCTATAACGATCTTTCATCAGTGATTGGAACTGATCAAACGTGACGACTAGCGAATTGTCACGATGGTCGGCTGGAGCTGCCGCTTCGGCCAGACATTGCAAGTAGTCGTTGAACTCAGTTGGCTCATAGCGCATGCTGGCAGCATCCCGTACGGAGCGACGATAGGCCAGCGAGCGAACAGCGCGACCCGCTTCAACAGCACCACCTAAATTATCGACCAATGATTCATGTAGTCGAATTGAAAGTTGTGTATTGGAAGCAGCATCCGGAGGCGGTGTAGTGGCGCCCAACTCATTTGCTCGAGCTTGCAAACCCACCACATTCAGCCAATCGCTTGTCGTGCTGAACGAAAGCTGCTGGGGAAACGCGTCTCGCCGCAGGAGCGGATTCCGGAACCGATCATCAAACGAACGATTCAAATTTGCCATCAAGGTGCCGGTGCGACTATCCATTCGATTTTCCAACCGCGCCTCCGCATGCTCGCCTGCTATTTCCTCGGCTTCATCTTTGCTGCCGTAAACGCGGTTCGTTGCGATGCGTGTGATCAATCGTCCTGCGCAAACATCAATACAATCGATCTCATTGTTAGTACAACACTGCGCAGAAGCAGGATCGCCAATGAATGCGACTTCGTCAAACTCGACACGGTTCTTACCGGCTAACTGCGTGGTACCGTGGCTAAACACCGTGACCATGCCAT
This Pirellulales bacterium DNA region includes the following protein-coding sequences:
- a CDS encoding PEP-CTERM sorting domain-containing protein, which codes for MVVSLVSVRTTQAVYWNNDPNFGTTAGTSGLTDMPLWFPNDYIINNTSNNTRGTTILLNNEWALSVRHVVQNGSDFSTITSPGNVNVAVSGATVYGSQIFTPDGGSEISLTHLRGGIPGAINLLSDINTSSDEIGRVVEIGGWGFWGVIDTTQAAGSSDVAGTGSGAETFHRAYNVATSINGLGQITIGTGGTGNATLKADGLVQGIGESGDSGGPMFAFYGTNINDPTQANNLANWRLVGLTATATALGSGNIVSWGASANYTRVSNFSSWINSTIAANSFPASVTGAWVQDAGTGLYDDHSNVVSVTNTTGAPVIHSSFGSGPNHTGGYTMSQVGQKIVMTAMLSAPLVLNDIQFRFGMFNDVGGTIAGNVSGGTPWQGYFVGNAIQGFTNGVFEKGSSGGGVGQWWSQASPNSATVVNGFTTSAMGSFTGSTPAGIYSLSLTYTREATGLEIDWAMSQIDSITGSATSGVYSFTGSILDATPASSSWTYDELGFFLFGSNFTGQMVLENVNVAFVPEPSTLVLLAVGSLAAFFYRCHKQRA